A region of the uncultured Bacteroides sp. genome:
AAAAAGTTGTGAAAGAAAGAAATTATCTTCCTGGTTACGTTTTAGTAGAAGCGGCTCTTGTTGGTGAGGTTTCTCACCATTTAAGAAACACTCCTAATGTTATCGGTTTTTTAGGTGGTTCGGATAATCCTACACCTCTAAGACAGTCAGAAGTGAATCGTATACTTGGTACAGTCGATGAATTACAAGAATCGGGAGAAGAATTAAATATCCCATACATTGTAGGAGAAACTGTAAAAGTAGCTTTTGGTCCGTTCAGCGGATTCAGTGGAACCATTGAAGAAGTGAACAACGAAAAGAAGAAGTTAAAGGTTATGGTAAAGATATTCGGGCGAAAAACTCCGCTTGAATTAGGCTTTATGCAAGTAGAAAAGGAATAGCATTGGTTACGCTGTGTTGTCCCTTAATTAATGTTTATATAAAATTTAAAAACAATGGCTAAAGAAGTTGCTGGACTAATCAAATTACAGATTAAAGGAGGCGCTGCAAATCCATCACCTCCCGTAGGACCTGCATTAGGTTCTAAAGGGATCAATATTATGGAATTCTGCAAGCAATTCAATGCCAGAACCCAAGACAAAGCAGGTAAAATATTACCTGTTGTTATTACTTATTATGCAGATAAGTCTTTTGATTTTGTTATAAAGACTCCTCCTGTTGCTATCCAATTATTGGAAATAGCTAAGCTAAAGAGCGGTTCTGCTGAGCCAAATCGTAAAAAAGTTGCCGAGCTTACTTGGGAACAAGTACGTACAATTGCTCAGGACAAAATGGTTGACTTAAACTGTTTCACTGTTGAAGCTGCTATGACAATGGTTGCTGGTACAGCTAGAAGCATGGGTATCACTGTAAAAGGGGAATTCCCGGGTAATAATTAATAATCTTCAATTACAATGGGAAAACTGACAAAAAATCAAAAGTTGGCTGCCGCTAAAATTGAAGCAGGGAAAGCATACTCACTAAAAGAAGCATCTATTCTGGTAAAGGAAATAACCACTACTAAGTTTGATGCCTCGTTAGATATTGATGTACGTTTAGGTGTAGATCCACGTAAAGCTAACCAGATGGTGAGAGGGGTTGTTTCTCTTCCTCATGGAACTGGTAAAGAAATAAAAGTTTTGGTTCTGTGTACACCTGATGCTGAAGCTGCTGCAAAAGAGGCTGGTGCTGATTATGTAGGTCTTGATGAATATATAGATAAGATCAAAGGTGGATGGACAGATATTGATGTTATCATCACTATGCCATCTATCATGGGTAAAATTGGTGCTTTGGGTCGCGTTCTTGGTCCTCGTGGATTAATGCCAAACCCAAAGAGCGGTACAGTAACTATGGATGTTGCTAAAGCTGTAAAAGAAGTAAAACAAGGCAAAATTGACTTTAAAGTTGATAAAAGTGGTATTGTTCATACTTCAATTGGTAAAGTATCATTTGAGTCTGAAAAGATTCGCGACAATGCAAAAGAATTTATTTCAACTTTGAATAAATTGAAACCAACTGCAGCTAAAGGAACATATATAAAGAGTATTTATCTTTCTAGCACAATGAGTCTGGGTATTAAAATTGACCCAAAATCAATTGAGGAAATCTAATAATAGGA
Encoded here:
- the nusG gene encoding transcription termination/antitermination protein NusG, whose protein sequence is MSEIEKKWYVLRAISGKEGKVKEYLEADIKNSNLGDYVSQVLIPTEKVYQVRNGKKVVKERNYLPGYVLVEAALVGEVSHHLRNTPNVIGFLGGSDNPTPLRQSEVNRILGTVDELQESGEELNIPYIVGETVKVAFGPFSGFSGTIEEVNNEKKKLKVMVKIFGRKTPLELGFMQVEKE
- the rplK gene encoding 50S ribosomal protein L11, whose product is MAKEVAGLIKLQIKGGAANPSPPVGPALGSKGINIMEFCKQFNARTQDKAGKILPVVITYYADKSFDFVIKTPPVAIQLLEIAKLKSGSAEPNRKKVAELTWEQVRTIAQDKMVDLNCFTVEAAMTMVAGTARSMGITVKGEFPGNN
- the rplA gene encoding 50S ribosomal protein L1: MGKLTKNQKLAAAKIEAGKAYSLKEASILVKEITTTKFDASLDIDVRLGVDPRKANQMVRGVVSLPHGTGKEIKVLVLCTPDAEAAAKEAGADYVGLDEYIDKIKGGWTDIDVIITMPSIMGKIGALGRVLGPRGLMPNPKSGTVTMDVAKAVKEVKQGKIDFKVDKSGIVHTSIGKVSFESEKIRDNAKEFISTLNKLKPTAAKGTYIKSIYLSSTMSLGIKIDPKSIEEI